The stretch of DNA ATGTCCACGATGTCGGCGCCCATGCCTTCAACGATCTGCGCAGCGTCGGCCATCTTTGATGGATCGCCGCCGAAGATTTGAATGGAGACCGGACGCTCTTCTTCGGTGTACTCGGCGTACTCAAGTGTGCGGTCGATGCCGCGCACCAGACCTTCGGAGCTGACCATTTCGGTCACCACGAGGCCGCAGCCACCCTGACGTTTGACCAGGCGCCTGAACGCGGTGTCGGTCATGCCCGCCATCGGGGCCATCACCACCGGCGAGTGCAGGCTGACGGTGCCGATTCTCGGCACGTCAGTCCACTTTCTTCTGCGATGCGCGGTACTGTTCGTAGAGCTTCTTCAGGTCTTCGTCTTTCCACTCGATGATCGCCTGCGCTCGCAGACTCTCGACGAACTTGAGCATCTCCACCTGGCGGCGTTCACCCTGCACCTTGTCGCCAACCTGGTTGCGCACGGCCTCGAATGGCTCAACGGTTGATTCGTCTTTCAGCTCGACCTTCAGCAGTTGATAACCCGTCGGTGTGCGGAGGGGTTCCGCGATCTCTCCGGTCTTCATCGGCCCCAGGAGCTTGCGCAACCCTTCGGCCAGCTCATTCAAGTTGAGCGGCCCGATCAATCCGCCGTTGGCCTTGGATCCCGACTGCGAAAACTCGGTGACGAGCGTCGCGAAGTCTTCGCCCTTGAGCGCACGCTCGCGAGCGGCATTGATCTTTGCAAGCGCGGCTTCGTCCAGCGCTACATTCACCACCTGCTCGCCCGCGCGAGCTTCGCTCGGCACGAGCACCGAAATCTCACGCACCGTGATCATCGTCGGCTTCATGAACTCGTCGGGGTGAGCGCGGTAGTACTGGCGCGCTTCTTCTTCGGTAATCGCAATGCGCGGCGCCACGTCGCGCGACATCACGCCCTGGCGCAGGTATTCCTTCTCAAGCCGCTTGCGAAGAATTTCCATGGTCATGCCCTGTTGCTGCATGGCTAACTGGAACGTCTTGTCGTCGAGCTGATTGTCTTTCTTGATGCCCTCGATGTAGTCCTTGAACTGGGCGTCACTCAGCCGAAGGCCCAGCTCTCGGCCCCGCTGGATCACGATCAGATAGTCCACAGCGTTGGCGATGATCTCGGGCGTGATCTTGATCAATTGCTCGCGAAGGGCCGCATCGTTCTGCAGATCCATCGGCGTCAGCTCACGCTGAGCCTGCTCGCGCAGTGCCTCGATCTGCAGTTCTTCGAGCTCGGTTTTGGTGAAGATGGCCCCGTTGACCTTCACCAGCACCTTCTGCAACACCACGGGCCTGGACTGCACCGCCGGAGCCAGCGCCTGCGCGGCCAGCACACCCGCCGACGCCACTGCCAGCGCGACCGCGCTCATCACTATTCGCTTCATCAAAATGCCTGCTTCCTGTCCACTGATCTTATATCGGAGGCCGGGTCACTCTTCGGAGGCCGGGTCTTTAGACCCGGCGTGCATGCCGGACCTGAAATTCGGCCTCCGAAACCCAGTCCCGTCGTCAACCCTTACCCCGTCAGCCCGCGCCCGAGTTCCTCGAGCACCTGCCGCACCCGTTCAAACACACCGCCTGGCGCCCTTGGGTCCGTCGGCGCCTCGGCCAGAATCTCTTCCCGGGTGAACCCCGTGGTGACCTCGCCGGTCGTCGCTCGGGTGGTCCACCACGATTCTCGGCCCGGCGCCACATCTGGCGTCTTGATCCGCCCTGTCGTCTTTGGATTCAGACGCCCGGGCGGCGGTACAGTCGGTTTAACCACCGCAGGGGTGGGCCGCAACACCGGTTTGGTCATATCGAGCTTGAGGATCGCAGGGGGTAAAAGCGTCAAATCACCTCGGGTTTGGACCATTTTAAGCAGCCAAACAGGGTCTAATTTGGCAGACTGTCTGAACTTGAACACTACTGCCTGGCCTTCACGCTCCAGGGTCTCCAGGCCCAGCCTATCAGCCATCGTTCGGATCTTCGCGTATTCGGCTATATTTAGCACTGTTTCTGGCAATAGCCCATAACGATCGCCAAGTTCGGCAATTAGCTCGTCAACTTCAGGCACGGTCCTGGTGTTAGCCAGGCGTCGGTAGGCCGCCAGTCGCTGGTTCATATCGGGGATGAACTGCTCGTCAATCCTGAGGTTGAGCTTCAGATTCACGGCGGTCCGGCGGTCATCCTCGATGTCTTCGCCCTTCAGCTCCCGAATGGTCTCTTCGAGAAGCTTCGTGTACATGTCGAATCCGACAGCTTCGATGTGCCCGCTCTGCTGGCCGCCCAGGAGATTTCCGGCGCCGCGGATTTCAAGGTCGAGGGCCGCAATCCGGAAGCCCGACCCGAGGTCGCTGAATTCGCGAATTGCCGCCAAACGCTTCCTGGCTATCGGCGACAGCGACTGTTCGGGCGGAATCAGCAGGTACGCATAGGCCCGCCGGTCCGATCGCCCCACTCGTCCTCGCAGCTGATACAGCTGCGACAGGCCATACCGATCGGCGCGGTTAATCACGATGGTGTTCGCGTTCCCGATATCGAGGCCGTTTTCGACGATGGTGGTGGAGACGAGGACGTCGTACTTGTGGGCGACAAAGTCGACCATGACCTTTTCCAGCTCGCCGTCGCCCATCTGGCCGTGGCCAATACCAATCCGAACGTCAGGCACTAACCGCTGAATCAGCCCGGCGATGGAGAAGATCGACTCCACGCGGTTGTGGACGAAATACACCTGGCCGCCTCGCTCAATCTCGGTCCTGATCGCGCGGGTGATCACGTCCTGGTCAAACTTCACCACGTGCGTCTGAATCGAGAGCCGGTCGCGTGGCGGTGTCTCAATCACCGACATGTCGCGGATCCCCACCAGCGACATGTTCAACGTCCGCGGGATCGGCGTCGCGGTCATTGTCAGCACATCGACCTTCTTGCGAATCTGCTTCAGCCGTTCCTTGTGCACCACGCCGAATCGCTGCTCTTCATCCACCACCAGCAGGCCGAGGTCGCGAAACGCCACGTCTTTCGACAGCAGGCGATGCGTGCCAACGATGATGTCGAGTTGGCCTGACGCGAGTTTCTCGAGCGAGGCCTGCTGCTCTGACTTGCTGCGGAAGCGGCTCACCATGTCGATGCGAACAGGGAAGCCGGCGAACCGGTCCTTCAACGTGCGCTCGTGCTGAAACGCCAGCACCGTGGTAGGCGCAAGGAACGCGACTTGTTTTCCGTCCATCACGGCTTTGAACGCCGCGCGCATGGCGACTTCGGTCTTGCCGTAACCAACGTCGCCGCAGAGCAGGCGGTCCATCGGCATCGTGGATTCCATGTCTTTGGAAATATCCGCGATTGCCGACTGCTGGTCGGGCGTGAGCACATACTCAAACGCATCGTCGAACTCGTGCTGCCAGTGTGAGTCGGGTGTGAATGCGTGGCCGACCACGGCCTTGCGCGCGGCGTAGAGCTTGAGCAGCTCCTCGGCCATGTCGCGCATCGCCTTCTTGACGCGCGTCTTGGCTTTTTCCCAGGTCGCGCCACCCAGCTTGTCGAGGGTGGGTGCGGCGCCGCCGGTGTACTTTTGAACCAGGTCGAGCCGATCGAGCGGCACGAAGAGTTTGTCTTCGCCGGCGTAACGCAGTTCCATGAACTCCTGCGCTTCGCCCCCAGGGCCGATGGCCATTTTCTTGAGCCCGACGAACCGGCCAATGCCGTTGTCGATGTGTACGACCAGGTCGTCCACTTTGAGGTCGCGGAAGTCCGAGACAAACGTGCGCACAGCCGACTTGCGGCGCTCGCTGCTGCTGCGGCGTTCCTCGTCGAACAGGTCGGTCTCTGCGAACAGCAGCAGGTTGCCGGTGGGGAGGTGGAAGCCGCGCGACAGGTGGCCGGTGGTGACCAGCACTGTCGCCCGGGCCATATCTTCGTTGTCGCCGATGACGCGGCCACGCACTTCGTAGTCGGCCAGCAACTCGATGGTGCGTTCGGCCCGACCCGGCGTGGCCGCGATAAAGACGACGGTGTCGCCGCGTTCGCGGGCCTGTCGAATTTCTTCGACCCAGTCGCCGATGCGGCCTCGATATTCAAGCACCGGCTGACATGGCACGTGCACTTCACCAGCGGTATCGTCGAGCGCCAGTTGCGTAAGGCGGGAACCGCGCTCGAGCCACGCTTCCAGATCGGCCCAGGCCAAGGCGAAGTATTCGTACGGCAACGCCATCGCGTTCTTGGCAGCCGCATCCTCCGCGCTCAACCGCCACTGTTCTTCAAGTCCACGCCCTCGCGACGCCACGTCGTCCAACTCGTAGATCAGCAGCGTGGCACCAGCGCGCCGGACGTAGTCGATGAAGGTGGCCGTCCGGTCGTTCTCGTCTTCTTCATCGGCCGCTCGCGCGGCCTCGTCGTGTAGGGAATTTCGTAGGGCGGCGTGAACTCCAACGCCGCCGATCTTGGGCATCAATTCCCGTTGGGGCGTCAGCGTGAGCGAGTCGAGCGCCTTGAGCGAGCGCTGCGTTGCGGCGTCGTATCGGCGGACAGACTCGATGATGTCGCCGATGAACTCCAGGCGAATCGGTTGTTCTTCCGAGGTCGGATACAGATCGACGACGCCCCCGCGGACGAAAAACTCGCCGTGTTGATCGACCGGGTCCTCCGACGTGAAGCCGGCGACGGCCAGGCGTTCGCGCAGTTCGTGGACGGGAATCTCGACGCCGGGTTTCAGGATGATGGTGGCGGCCGCCAGCCGAGATGGGTCGGTGAGCCTGGGCGGCAGCGCCCGAGCGGAGGCGATCACCAGTTGGGCCGTGCCCGTGGCCAGTGCGGCAAGGGCGCGCGCGCGCGCCGAGGCCACCTGAAGATGTGGAGCAAGGCCGCGGTACGGATCCACTTCCTGGGAAGGGAAGGGCAGCACGGCCTGTTCGGCCTGGGAATCCGACAGGCCTTTCATCACGCCCAGGAAAAACCGGGCGTCCTGGGTGACTTGTTCCACGTCCTGGTCGGTGGGCACCACCAGCACCACTGGACCGTCCTGCGCCAGCGCCGAGGCGTGGAACGCCACAGCACCTGGGCCAAGGCCGGCTAGGCGCGGCAGCGATCGGGAAAGGCCGGCGCGAGTGGCGGCCGACTTCAGCAGCGATCGGAACGCGAGGGACGCTGACGGATGAAGCACGAAAGAGAACACTCCATCCTAGCAGGTGCGGAAGTTGGGAACTTAGGAACTGGGGAAGTTAGGAACTGCCCTTCACCTTTTCAATGATCGAGGTTGTGGACCAGCCCTGTTCCACGGGCATCAGGATGACCTTGCCGCCTCGGGCCTCAACTGTGTCTCGGCCGACGATCTTGTCTGGCGCCCAGTCGGCGCCTTTCACCAGCACATCGGGTTGAATGGCCTTGATGATCTCGGCGGGCGTCTCCTCGTCAAAAACCACCACTGCGCTCACGCACGCCAGCGCGTCCAGCACCTCGGCCCGTTCGGCCTCAGGCGTGAGGGGTCTTGTGGGTCCCTTGATCGCGCTGACCGACCGGTCGGAGTTGATGGCGACGATGAGCACGTCGCCTTCGGCCCGGGCCGCTTGCAGGTACCGGACGTGACCTGGGTGGAGCAGGTCGAACACGCCGTTGGTGTACGCGATGCGCTGGCCGGCGGCGCGCGCGCGCTCAGCCCATGCGGCGGCTTCGGATCTGGACGAGAGGACCACCAATGAAGGTTATCGCAAGTGCCAGCGCGTTTGTCGTTTCAAGGTCGAGGACTATCCTGGCGGACTCACAGGCCAATAGCCCAAGCCTTCGCCGACCCACATCAGGTCGTACTTCTCCGCCCACCAAAGGACAAACTGAACCGGACTTTCACCGGCGTCGAAGGCTGCACGCAGCGGTTCGATTTCACCGCAGAGACTGTCCCACGTTATCGCGAGGTGCGTCGTGCACACAGCGTCCACCAGTGCGGCCCATTCATCAAATGTCAGGCTCATGACAAGCTTGTCCTTGCAGAGGACTTTAGCATCGTCAGCGTGCTACGAAGTGTGAGTTAAAGGACCGGAAGCCCCACGCTCGAGAGGTACTCGAACGTGGGATCATAAAACGCAGGGGATCGCGTTGGGTCGGTCTTATCGCCAGGGGGAACACAAATCACCATGCCCTGGCGGGCACGAGTGAGTAGGACTCGGTACGCGTTGCGCAAGTAACTGCGGCGATCTTCGTTCTTCACGTTCTGCCATTTACTGGCTTTGAACGAGTGGCCGCTCCATCTGGTTCTGGCAAAGCGGAAGTCGGCATCCCAAGTGACACACACCCAATCCAGTTCCAGTCCTTGCACTTGGAACTCTGTCGCGGCGTCTTCCAAGTAGAAACTCGACCTCGTGTCATCCCGATCGTTGAGAAACCAATGGACCGGGTCCACCTCAACCCGGACATCAACCGCGTGAGGCTTCAGCCGCTGAGCACCTGACGACGCCACTAGTCCGTACCGTTCAGATCCTCGCGCTTTCTTGCGAATCCAGTCCTTGGCTCGGTCCAGATCTCTGGTAATGACGATCGGGTAGCGTGGAAGGACCGCCGTGAGCAGGTCACGGGCTTCTGCCGCCTCAAGATCCAAAATGGCCTTGACGAAGTGTGAGACATTCTCTGCCCTGAATGACCGCATGGACACGGCCAAATGTTGGCGATCATCCTGAACGACTTTGGCCGTGCCGGCCAAGCGTTCTATGGCGCTCACTGCGTCGTACTCGGAGTCGGTCAGGTTCGGTGAAATGTGCGCGGTCCAGGTTGAAGCCGTCGTCGAAACCGCCTCCAGCCAGGCAGAGATGCCCGCTTCGCCTCGGTTGATCTCCTGGCCGCCGCCTACAAGGCAGATGACCACGGCCCAATCTGGGTGACGGTCGAGATATGAGAGCAGGAACTCTGGTTCGGATTGCGTGAAGCCTGGCCGGCCTTTCTTCCGGCGCATGAAGTCAGCCGTCATGGCGTGATTCCAGGCACGTTGGGCTTCATCGAAGATCACGACATGATCGCTTGGTGGACCTGGGTGTTTGAGGCCCTCATCGCGAAAGTGATGCACGTTCTGGATGAAGGCCTTTATCTTCTGCCGTACGTCGCCCTTCCGCGTCCGGTCCTTTTTCGCGCGCAGGCGGGCTACCTCGTCCCTGGCCAGCGCCTCGCTAAGCACTTTGACCAGCGGGCCGTTTCCTGAGAGGAACACTGCGTGAGTTGGACTCGCTTGATCCCGCCGCTTCGTAGCGACGTTGAGGCCGACGAGCGTCTTGCCGGCGCCAGGCACTCCGGTGACGAAGACAATCGCTTTGCGTCCCTCGGTCTTGGCGGCGTCGATGATTGACTCAACCGCTGCGGACGTGAGCCTGAGATTGCGGGCGCCAGCATCGTGGCGGGCGATGGCATCAACAGAGTGTTGGGAATAGAGCGCCTGCGCGGCCTCAATAATCGTTGGCGTCGGTTGGTAGGGTGCCTGGGCCCAGCTTGTGGCATCGAGATCTGGCCCGCTGATCGCGTCGAGTCCAACCTGAATTGCGCGCCGAAGCCGCACGGCATTGCAGGTCATGGGTGGATAGACGGCGTCGTCGGCCGGCGGCAGGAGGATCGGCTCGAAGTCTGGCGCTTCAGTCGCAACGAGGATCGGGATGATTGGGACGGTGTGACTAGCTTGGTGGAAGTTCTTCAAATCCAGCGCGTAGTCCCACGCCTGGTTGTAGTCGCTGATCTTGATTCGGCCCTCTCCGACCTTGAACTCGATCACGAAGACCGCCGATCCACTGATCAATACCGTGTCGATTCTGCTGCCAACGCGGGGAACATCAAACTCGAGAAAGAGCGCTCCAGTTAGCCCGGCGAGTGACGCCTTGAGGATCTCGATCTCGCCGATCCAGGCATCGCGCTGTGGCGGATCGACCGAAAACCCACTTCTCGCCGTAAGCGCGCCCAGGACCGACTCCGTCGTGTTGGCAAGGAAGTCCGCGACATCAGCGGCGTAGTACGACCGGGAGAATGCGGGGTCCGACATTTGACGGGTGCGCGCCAGGTTATCACTGGGACACGGTTTTCACCCGGCTGCCGCATCGTCGCGATGCCCGACTGCGAGCGACGCGACTGCGATGGTCCAAAACGCGACGAAGGGGGGCAACGCCGCGTGGGATAGGGACCCACGCGCTGGACAAAGGTCGATGACCCTGGAGTCGCGTTTTGCCGCGTCGGAAGCCGGAGGGCAGCGCGACGATGGGGCAGCCGGGTGAAAACTCTACTTGGGCGCCTTGAACCGGATCGCGGTGGAGAAGTCCCAGTGGTGCTTCGGACGGTAAATCCCACCATCCTTGATGCGCGACTTCACGCGAAAGGTGTGCAGCAGCCGATGGTAGTCGTACGGGGCGCCGTCGCGCTTATGAACTGCGACGTCCAACTTGTAGGTGCCCTCGACGAGGTCGAGTGAATCCACCGTGAGGGTGACCGTGGCCTCGCCCTCGAGACGGTCCGACTCAAGTTCTTCAATATCGGTGTTGGTGCCGTAGACCATGGCGCCATCGGCGGTGAACAAGCCGATGCCAAACACAAAATCGCGCACTGGCGCTGCGGCCTTCACACCCAGAATCACGCGCATCTGCTCGCCGGTGTGAAATACGTGCGTGGACTGGCCATTGGCATCCTGGAAATCCACCGACGCGATTTCCACGCCGCCAGATCCCCAGCGGCCCTCGCCCGCCTGATTCATGTCGCCGAAGTGACTCTCGGCCTCCACCGGACCAGCCGGGGTGGCCTGCCCGGCACCGCCGGCATCGTGCTTCGCCTTTTCATCCGACGCCGCGAGGAACCGCTCTTCCTGACGAGCCACGTCCGTGACATACGTCCCGACCACGCGCGTGGGATCACCCTCGGCCTTCTTCTCGCCCGCGTCGAGCCACACGGCTTCGTCGCAGAATCGCTCGACGAGTCCCAGCGAGTGCGTCACCAGCAGGATGGTTTTACCGCGCCGCTTGAACTCACCAAACTTGTCCAGGCACTTGTGCGTGAAGCCCTCGTCGCCAACCGCCAGGACCTCGTCCACAAGCAGCACGTCGGGATCCACGTGAATCGCCACGGCAAAACCCAGGCGCATGTACATACCGGACGAGTAGGTTTTCACCGGCGCGTCGATGAATTCGGTGAGCTCGGCAAATTCCACGATCTCGTCGAAGCGCCTTGTGATCTCCTTCTTCGTCAGGCCCAGCATGATGCCGTTGATGAAGACGTTTTCCCGGCCGGAGATCTCCGGGTGAAACCCGGCGCCCAGTTCAATGAGCGCCGAGATGCGGCCTTCGACGGTCACAGTACCGATGGTCGGCTTCGTGATCCCGGCCACCAGTTTCAACGCGGTGCTCTTGCCCGATCCGTTCCGGCCGACCACGCCATAGGTGCAGCCCTTCGGCACGGTGAACGACACGTCCTTCAGCGCCTGAAACGTCTCCTCAGGCCTGAGCTTGCGGACGAGATCCCCTGAAAGCAGCGCGCTCTTCAGCGTGGAAAACTGACGGCCGCCATACCGGCGATAGATCTTGCTGACGTGATCAAGCGTAATGGCCGTCGAGTTCACACGGCCTCCGAGAACGAATCACGCAGGCGATCGAAGATCCAGTAGGCCGCAAAAAACAAGATAATCGAGGCCCCACCCAGCGCGAGCAGCCACCACTTGTGACCGAAAGGGCCATCGA from Acidobacteriota bacterium encodes:
- the rfaE2 gene encoding D-glycero-beta-D-manno-heptose 1-phosphate adenylyltransferase produces the protein MVVLSSRSEAAAWAERARAAGQRIAYTNGVFDLLHPGHVRYLQAARAEGDVLIVAINSDRSVSAIKGPTRPLTPEAERAEVLDALACVSAVVVFDEETPAEIIKAIQPDVLVKGADWAPDKIVGRDTVEARGGKVILMPVEQGWSTTSIIEKVKGSS
- a CDS encoding DUF2075 domain-containing protein: MSDPAFSRSYYAADVADFLANTTESVLGALTARSGFSVDPPQRDAWIGEIEILKASLAGLTGALFLEFDVPRVGSRIDTVLISGSAVFVIEFKVGEGRIKISDYNQAWDYALDLKNFHQASHTVPIIPILVATEAPDFEPILLPPADDAVYPPMTCNAVRLRRAIQVGLDAISGPDLDATSWAQAPYQPTPTIIEAAQALYSQHSVDAIARHDAGARNLRLTSAAVESIIDAAKTEGRKAIVFVTGVPGAGKTLVGLNVATKRRDQASPTHAVFLSGNGPLVKVLSEALARDEVARLRAKKDRTRKGDVRQKIKAFIQNVHHFRDEGLKHPGPPSDHVVIFDEAQRAWNHAMTADFMRRKKGRPGFTQSEPEFLLSYLDRHPDWAVVICLVGGGQEINRGEAGISAWLEAVSTTASTWTAHISPNLTDSEYDAVSAIERLAGTAKVVQDDRQHLAVSMRSFRAENVSHFVKAILDLEAAEARDLLTAVLPRYPIVITRDLDRAKDWIRKKARGSERYGLVASSGAQRLKPHAVDVRVEVDPVHWFLNDRDDTRSSFYLEDAATEFQVQGLELDWVCVTWDADFRFARTRWSGHSFKASKWQNVKNEDRRSYLRNAYRVLLTRARQGMVICVPPGDKTDPTRSPAFYDPTFEYLSSVGLPVL
- a CDS encoding peptidyl-prolyl cis-trans isomerase; translated protein: MKRIVMSAVALAVASAGVLAAQALAPAVQSRPVVLQKVLVKVNGAIFTKTELEELQIEALREQAQRELTPMDLQNDAALREQLIKITPEIIANAVDYLIVIQRGRELGLRLSDAQFKDYIEGIKKDNQLDDKTFQLAMQQQGMTMEILRKRLEKEYLRQGVMSRDVAPRIAITEEEARQYYRAHPDEFMKPTMITVREISVLVPSEARAGEQVVNVALDEAALAKINAARERALKGEDFATLVTEFSQSGSKANGGLIGPLNLNELAEGLRKLLGPMKTGEIAEPLRTPTGYQLLKVELKDESTVEPFEAVRNQVGDKVQGERRQVEMLKFVESLRAQAIIEWKDEDLKKLYEQYRASQKKVD
- a CDS encoding ABC transporter ATP-binding protein, yielding MNSTAITLDHVSKIYRRYGGRQFSTLKSALLSGDLVRKLRPEETFQALKDVSFTVPKGCTYGVVGRNGSGKSTALKLVAGITKPTIGTVTVEGRISALIELGAGFHPEISGRENVFINGIMLGLTKKEITRRFDEIVEFAELTEFIDAPVKTYSSGMYMRLGFAVAIHVDPDVLLVDEVLAVGDEGFTHKCLDKFGEFKRRGKTILLVTHSLGLVERFCDEAVWLDAGEKKAEGDPTRVVGTYVTDVARQEERFLAASDEKAKHDAGGAGQATPAGPVEAESHFGDMNQAGEGRWGSGGVEIASVDFQDANGQSTHVFHTGEQMRVILGVKAAAPVRDFVFGIGLFTADGAMVYGTNTDIEELESDRLEGEATVTLTVDSLDLVEGTYKLDVAVHKRDGAPYDYHRLLHTFRVKSRIKDGGIYRPKHHWDFSTAIRFKAPK
- the mfd gene encoding transcription-repair coupling factor, encoding MLHPSASLAFRSLLKSAATRAGLSRSLPRLAGLGPGAVAFHASALAQDGPVVLVVPTDQDVEQVTQDARFFLGVMKGLSDSQAEQAVLPFPSQEVDPYRGLAPHLQVASARARALAALATGTAQLVIASARALPPRLTDPSRLAAATIILKPGVEIPVHELRERLAVAGFTSEDPVDQHGEFFVRGGVVDLYPTSEEQPIRLEFIGDIIESVRRYDAATQRSLKALDSLTLTPQRELMPKIGGVGVHAALRNSLHDEAARAADEEDENDRTATFIDYVRRAGATLLIYELDDVASRGRGLEEQWRLSAEDAAAKNAMALPYEYFALAWADLEAWLERGSRLTQLALDDTAGEVHVPCQPVLEYRGRIGDWVEEIRQARERGDTVVFIAATPGRAERTIELLADYEVRGRVIGDNEDMARATVLVTTGHLSRGFHLPTGNLLLFAETDLFDEERRSSSERRKSAVRTFVSDFRDLKVDDLVVHIDNGIGRFVGLKKMAIGPGGEAQEFMELRYAGEDKLFVPLDRLDLVQKYTGGAAPTLDKLGGATWEKAKTRVKKAMRDMAEELLKLYAARKAVVGHAFTPDSHWQHEFDDAFEYVLTPDQQSAIADISKDMESTMPMDRLLCGDVGYGKTEVAMRAAFKAVMDGKQVAFLAPTTVLAFQHERTLKDRFAGFPVRIDMVSRFRSKSEQQASLEKLASGQLDIIVGTHRLLSKDVAFRDLGLLVVDEEQRFGVVHKERLKQIRKKVDVLTMTATPIPRTLNMSLVGIRDMSVIETPPRDRLSIQTHVVKFDQDVITRAIRTEIERGGQVYFVHNRVESIFSIAGLIQRLVPDVRIGIGHGQMGDGELEKVMVDFVAHKYDVLVSTTIVENGLDIGNANTIVINRADRYGLSQLYQLRGRVGRSDRRAYAYLLIPPEQSLSPIARKRLAAIREFSDLGSGFRIAALDLEIRGAGNLLGGQQSGHIEAVGFDMYTKLLEETIRELKGEDIEDDRRTAVNLKLNLRIDEQFIPDMNQRLAAYRRLANTRTVPEVDELIAELGDRYGLLPETVLNIAEYAKIRTMADRLGLETLEREGQAVVFKFRQSAKLDPVWLLKMVQTRGDLTLLPPAILKLDMTKPVLRPTPAVVKPTVPPPGRLNPKTTGRIKTPDVAPGRESWWTTRATTGEVTTGFTREEILAEAPTDPRAPGGVFERVRQVLEELGRGLTG